The sequence CTCGTGAATCCCCGCCAGGATTTCGAGCTTGTAGGGCTCGTTCTGGGCCTGAATCTTGCGTTCGGCCTCAGCGCGGCTCACCTCAAGGCGCTCCAGCGGGAGCTTCTTGTTGATGAGCTTGATCATTTCCTTCTTGATGGCCTTGAGGTCGGCCTCCGTGAAGGGGTCAGGATTATCGAAGTCGTAGTAGAAGCCGTTTTCGGTCCAGGGACCAATGGTCACCTGGGCTTTTGGAAAGAGCCGCTGGACCGCCATGGCCATCACATGGCTCATGGAGTGGCGGATGCGCAGAAGCTGCTCGCTCTCGCTGGTCTTGGGCAGATGCACCGTCACCACGTCCTGCCCCGCTTCACTGGCTGCAGGCTCGGCAGGTCGGGTCGCGGTCACGGCGGCGGCATAGCGACCCCGATCCTACGCAGCGCAATTCAGGCCATCACTAGGGTGTGGAGGTGACCAACCCTCAAGGATCCCAGGCTGAGTCCGCTGAGTTGCTCGACCATTTGCTCGAGTCACTGTTTGGTGACTTCTGCCATTGGTTTGAGCGAGGTCTGGTCCTCTTGGATCATGCCCCTGATCACTTGGTCCCTCCGCAGGAGCAGCGGGAGTTCCGTGCGGCTCTGCAGGAGGGGCTTCAGGCGATTGCTGCCACGCAGTCGCTTCGGGCTGCTTGCTCGACGCCCATGGCGGTAGACATGGACGCCATGACCCCCTGGCATCGCCTGATGATGCGGGTCTGGAATCTCTCCGCGATGTTGCGGATGGCGGGAGTCCCGTTGCCTGAGCAGCAGCGCCCCGAGACTCCTCAGGCCTGAGCCCAGCGGCTGCGCTTGAGTTGCTTGAGGTTGTTCTCGTAGAAGTTGGCCAGTTCTGTGGCTTTCTTCACCGGTTGGCCATAGGCGCTCAGGCCGTTATGGCTCGGGAACGAGGCCCACTCCTTCGAGAGGACAGCCATGACATTGCGGGTGAGACCGCTTCGGTCCACCTGGTCGAGCACACCACGGCGATCGATCAGATAGAGAGCAGCCTGGTCCTGATTACGGGGCTTGAAGCTGCGCAAGCTGAGTTTGGTGGCGGCTTCTTTCCAGGTGCCGGGTAAAAACTGATAGGCCCCTGCGGCCGCGCTGGTGTAGCGCTTCACCACCACCACCTCTGGGTGCTTGGCCAAGCTGCTGAAACGGCCGCCGCCATAGAGGGTGCGGTAGCCCTCATGGCCCTGCTTCCAGGTGCCTTCGGCGTAGCGGATCGTGTTCAGGAGTGCGCGCCGCTCGGGCGTGATCGCGTAGAGCTCATCCGCATCGCTTTGGCTGGCAGCGGCCACAACGTGCTCGAGGGATTGATCCACCTCTGTGCCTTTTGAGGGGGCAACAAGGGGGCCAGCGGCCAGGAGCAGCAGACCGAGGGAACAGGCCGGAGCGGCTGCACGACTCGGCTTGAGGGAGTGCTGTAGCGGATGACGGATTGGCAAGCGGCACAACTGCGCAGTTCAACGAGACTGCTGGCTAATCGAGTCCCAAGGTGAGACTTCCCGGCCGAACTGGACAGTGGGCCAGTCAATGTGCTTTGGAAGTTTTTGAGCTGGGGAGAGTGATTTGGGTGGACTTGGTGAGCTGGGCTTGCGTTGATGAATTAGCCACCTTTATCTTTCCTTCCGTTTTTGATTAAGGGCTTTGGAAGTCAGTTGGACTTCAGGAACCCCAGTGCTTCCCGTGTTCGCTCCAGGGTGGTCTGAGCCACGGCATTGGCCCGCTCGCTACCCGCCTTAAGAACACGATCGAGTTCGGCTGGATCGGCGCTGAGGGTGCTGTAACGCTCCTGAATCGGCCG is a genomic window of Synechococcus sp. A10-1-5-1 containing:
- a CDS encoding glycoside hydrolase family 104 protein, whose protein sequence is MPIRHPLQHSLKPSRAAAPACSLGLLLLAAGPLVAPSKGTEVDQSLEHVVAAASQSDADELYAITPERRALLNTIRYAEGTWKQGHEGYRTLYGGGRFSSLAKHPEVVVVKRYTSAAAGAYQFLPGTWKEAATKLSLRSFKPRNQDQAALYLIDRRGVLDQVDRSGLTRNVMAVLSKEWASFPSHNGLSAYGQPVKKATELANFYENNLKQLKRSRWAQA
- a CDS encoding DUF2605 family protein, with translation MTNPQGSQAESAELLDHLLESLFGDFCHWFERGLVLLDHAPDHLVPPQEQREFRAALQEGLQAIAATQSLRAACSTPMAVDMDAMTPWHRLMMRVWNLSAMLRMAGVPLPEQQRPETPQA